In the genome of Gemmatimonadaceae bacterium, the window TTCAGATACTTCGTGGCGGAGTGAAGTACTACGTCTGCTCTGTGTTCCAACGGGCGATAGTTGATCGGGGTGGCAAAGGTTGAGTCCACCACCAGTGCCACGCCCTGTTCCTGTGCGAGCATGCGTGCCGGTCGGAGATCGACCACGCGCATGCTGGGATTGACGGGCGATTCCAGGAACAGGACACGCGTATTCAGCCGCATCGCGCGACGCCAGGCACGCGTTTCCGTGGGATCGATGAACGTGACGTCGATCCCCATCGTCGGCAGCTCGATCTCGAGAAACCGACGCGTGTCGCCGTACAGCCAGGCACTGGCCACCACATGATCGCCAGCGCGCAACAATGCCAGCAGGGTGCAGGTCGTCGCCCCCATCCCACTTGAGAGCACGAGGGCCGAGTCCGCCCCCTCCAGCGCGGCCAGTCTTCGGTGCAGGGCGTCGGCTGTCGGGGTGTTGCCGTACCGGGCGTACTTCACGTCGCCGTTGCCACCAGGCGACATCATGTAGTTCACCGACGGTGACAGCGGCGTCACGACCGGATCTCCGGCGACGCCAGGAGCGCGTCCGCCGTGCAGCAGCAGCGTTGCGCGATTCACGAGAGGTGGGTCGAAGTCAAACGTAGCGGAGACTTTCAGTGTCGGGCTTGAGCACGCGAACGATCTCCGAGGGTGAAGCGCCCGCCACATCGCGCAGGATCACGCCGCCGCGCGGCAGCGAATCGTCGACCACGAGGACGGCCAGTTCCGATCGCCGCTCTGATACCACA includes:
- a CDS encoding aminotransferase class I/II-fold pyridoxal phosphate-dependent enzyme, producing MNRATLLLHGGRAPGVAGDPVVTPLSPSVNYMMSPGGNGDVKYARYGNTPTADALHRRLAALEGADSALVLSSGMGATTCTLLALLRAGDHVVASAWLYGDTRRFLEIELPTMGIDVTFIDPTETRAWRRAMRLNTRVLFLESPVNPSMRVVDLRPARMLAQEQGVALVVDSTFATPINYRPLEHRADVVLHSATKYLNGHHDVLAGVVCGAESVIEEVRAKMAIWGQAPDPFAVWLLERGLKTLDVRVQRQNASALQIAQWASGVSSIRAVHYPGLPSHPDHEIARAMFDGYGGMLAIELTGGDEAAARVVSRLALFTHAPSLGGVESLVSEPRYTSHRQLDSEARAAMGIPSGFLRLSVGLEGVDDLIADLTQALES